In the Streptomyces coeruleoprunus genome, GCTGTTCGCCAAGGACCCCGAGCGGGCCGCGCGCCGCCTCGTCCACATCCCCCTGGGACGGTTCGCCGAGGCCGAGGAGATCGCCGCCGCCGTCGCCTTCCTCGCGAGCGACGACTCCTCCTTCGTCAACGCCGCCGACTTCCTCGTCGACGGAGGGATCTCCGGCGCCTACGTCACCCCGCTGTGACGCGCTGACTACCCTGACCGCATGAGCATGACGACACCCCCGGGCTGGTACCCGGACCCGTCCGCGCCCACCGTCGAACGCTGGTGGGACGGAACCACGTGGACCGCGCACACCCGCCCCGCCGCAGGCGCACAGCCCACGGCCGTCGTCGTGCCCCCCACCAGGCGGAACGGACGCGTCGTCCAGATCGCCGCCGCGGCAGTCGCCGTGGCGGCGGTCGTCGCCGCCGTCCTGGTGCTCCGCCCCGCCGGCGACGAGCCACCGCCCTCCGGCACCACGGCCGCGCCCGGCGCATCGGCCTCCGGGTCCGCGTCCGCGACCGACGACCCGGCCGGGCCCGCCACCCCGTCGCCGGCCACGCCCTCCTCCGGCGGCGAGGACGGCAACCTCCTGGTCGACCAGCTCAACGGCATCACCCTGGTCATCCCCGACGGCTGGGAGAAGCCCCAGTTCGGCACCGACGGCTCACCCACCATGGCCACCGTCGACGACTACCCCTGCCCCAACACCCCCACCCGCTACTGCCGCCACGGCAAGGTGAGCTCCCGCACCATCTCCTCCGCGCTCACCACCCCCGAGGCCATGGCCAGGGAGGACATCGCCAAGGCCGCCGAGCAGGCGTACGGCGCCGACACCCTCGGCAACAAGCCGCACGGCGGCATCCGCTCCCACACGGTGGTCGCCGCCCGCCAGGCCGTCGTCGCCGGACGCACCGGCTACCTCGTCCGCTGGCAGGTCACCACCACCAAGGGCCCCGGCGGCTACGTCCAGTCCCTCGTTTTCCCCTCGCCCGCCGGGACCGAGCAGCCCGTCGTCGTCCGGTTCGCCTTCGACGCCGGCCCCGACGGGCCGCCCCCGGCCCTCATGGACGAGATCACCCGGGGCATCCGCCCCATCGGCAGCACGACGGGCGGCGGCGTCGGCAGCAGCATCCAACCGGGCACCAACAGCTAGCCGCGGGCGGGCGCTAGGGAGTGTCCGGCGAATCATGCCGACATCGCTGGGCGGTGCCCTTCGAGTGCTGGTGAGCGGGGTCTGGTGCGTGCGGCTGCAAGGCGGAGGAGGGAGGGATGGCGGAGCCATCGCGACCGACGACAACGCCGCTGGGGGTCCCCCCTGCCCGTCAGGGCTTGGGGGAGGGCGTGCCAGACCCCGCGGCCCAGGCGTGATCCGCCGGACACGACCTAGAGGAACGTACGGCCCTCACCCCGGTACGTCGGCACGGTCGCCGTCACCCGGTCGCCCGCCACCAGGTGCAGCCGGTCGAACCGCTCGCACAGCTCACCCGCCTTCGCGTGCCGGAACCACACCTTGTCACCGATCAGCAGATCGTCGGCCGCCGAGCCGATCAACGGCGTCTGCACCTCGCCCGGCCCCTCCATCGGGTCGTACCGCAGCCCCTCCGGCAGATACGGGACGGGCAGCCGGTCCGGCCCGGCCGCCCCGGACGCCGGGTAGCCGCCGCCCAGCACCGTCACCACGCCCACCCCCGGCCGGCGCACCACCGGCTGCGCGAACAGCGCCGCCGGGCGGCCCGAGAACGACGTGTAGTTGTCGAACAGCCGCGGCACGTACAGCCCCGACCCGGCCGCGATCTCCGTCACCGCGTCCTCGGCCGCCGTGTGCTGGACACTGCCCGTGCCGCCGCCATTGACGAACTCCAGGTCCGGGGCCACCGCACGCACCGCCGCCACCACGGCCGCCCGCCGCGCCGCC is a window encoding:
- a CDS encoding DUF2510 domain-containing protein; this translates as MSMTTPPGWYPDPSAPTVERWWDGTTWTAHTRPAAGAQPTAVVVPPTRRNGRVVQIAAAAVAVAAVVAAVLVLRPAGDEPPPSGTTAAPGASASGSASATDDPAGPATPSPATPSSGGEDGNLLVDQLNGITLVIPDGWEKPQFGTDGSPTMATVDDYPCPNTPTRYCRHGKVSSRTISSALTTPEAMAREDIAKAAEQAYGADTLGNKPHGGIRSHTVVAARQAVVAGRTGYLVRWQVTTTKGPGGYVQSLVFPSPAGTEQPVVVRFAFDAGPDGPPPALMDEITRGIRPIGSTTGGGVGSSIQPGTNS